The following proteins are co-located in the Salvelinus namaycush isolate Seneca chromosome 33, SaNama_1.0, whole genome shotgun sequence genome:
- the LOC120027962 gene encoding GTPase IMAP family member 4-like: MESEKEVQSTGEDAPDPEEEEKRLAAAAREANHLTELRLVLLGWRWPGKSLTGNTILGHEEFRLERAAEFCVKRQTEVEGRQVTVIDTPGWFSTQSTPPVYQQEMVRGASMCGPLGPHAFLLVIPVGMFTEVDRARIEEHLALFGERVWRHTIVVFTWADVLRNMSIERHIKREGKDLQWVLEKCKMRYFVISNYIFGEHPQLRQLMEKIEKVVAEEGIYSPEEVEEKKPLGQNQNQTQNRELGARPKVNSAVGLAKMDMDPPHNSVDGLTD, encoded by the exons ATGGAATCGGAGAAAGAAGTGCAATCAACAG GAGAAGATGCCCCTGAcccagaggaggaagagaagaggctgGCGGCAGCAGCCCGGGAAGCCAACCATCTAACTGAGTTGAGGCTGGTGCTGTTGGGCTGGAGGTGGCCTGGGAAGAGCCTGACAGGCAACACCATACTGGGCCATGAGGAGTTCCGCCTGGAGCGGGCGGCTGAATTCTGCGTCAAGCGTCAGACTGAGGTGGAGGGGCGCCAGGTGACGGTAATAGACACGCCGGGCTGGTTCTCGACCCAGTCCACGCCACCAGTCTACCAGCAGGAGATGGTGCGGGGCGCCTCCATGTGCGGGCCCCTGGGCCCCCACGCTTTCTTGCTGGTTATCCCTGTGGGCATGTTTACCGAGGTGGACCGGGCCCGCATCGAGGAGCACCTGGCTCTGTTCGGGGAGCGCGTGTGGAGGCATACCATCGTGGTGTTCACCTGGGCAGATGTGCTGAGGAACATGTCCATCGAGAGGCACATCAAGCGAGAGGGGAAGGATCTGCAGTGGGTGCTGGAAAAGTGCAAGATGCGGTACTTTGTCATCAGCAACTACATATTTGGGGAGCACCCCCAGCTGCGGCAGCTTATGGAGAAGATAGAGAAGGTGGTGGCGGAGGAGGGCATCTATAgcccagaggaggtggaggagaagaaaCCTCTGGGCCAGAATCAGAACCAAACCCAGAACCGGGAGCTTGGGGCAAGGCCCAAAGTGAATTCTGCCGTAGGATTGGCCAAAATGGACATGGACCCGCCCCACA